Genomic segment of Caldanaerobius polysaccharolyticus DSM 13641:
TCGGCGCACATGCATTCTAAAAACGTGGATAATCTCACCAAGTTTGCACGGGCAATTGATACCGCGATTTTTGTTAAAAATGCACCTTCTTATGCGGCCATAGGTTTTGGAGGGGAGGGGTATTGCACGTTTACCATCGCCAGCAGGACAGGTGAAGGCCTGACTTCAGCCAGGACGTTTACAAAGAGCAGGAGATGCGTTCTAGCCGATGGGCTTTCTATCAGATAGGAGGGATGATTGTGGAAATAAATGATATAAATATAGAGGAAATAGTGAGGAAGGTGTTGAGCAACTTAAAGGGAGAGGCAAAAGAGGAAATACCTTCATCTGTATCACCTTCAGCAATCCCGCAGACGTGTAGGGCTGCGGTGCTAACCGGTATAAAAAGTATACAGGTCAGAGAATATCCTATACCTGAAATTGGCGACGACGAGATGCTGGTTAAAGTAGAGGGATGTGGCATATGCGGTACTGACGTCCACGAGTATAAGGGAGATCCTTTTGGCCTTATTCCCGTTGTTCTAGGCCATGAGGGCACTGGAGAAATAGTGAAGATAGGTAAAAATGTTAAGAGGGATTCAGCAGGCAATGATGTAGGTGTAGGGGACAAAATAGTAACATGCGTTGTACCATGTGGGCATTGCGATGTATGCCTAAATCACCCTGATAAGGTCAACCTATGTGAAAACACCAAGATATACGGATTGATTCCCGACGACGAATACCATCTTAACGGTTGGTTTGCCGAATACCTGGTTATAAGGAAAGGCTCTACGTTTTTTAAGGTAAACGATTTGAGCCTGGATTTGAGGCTATTGATAGAGCCTTCGGCGGTGGTGGTACACGCTGTTGAACGGGCTAAATCCACAGGGCTTATAAAGTTCAACAGCAAGGTACTGGTGCAGGGGTGTGGTCCCATAGGCCTTTTGCTCATAGCTGTGGTGAGGACTTTAGGAGTGGAGAACATCATAGCCATAGATGGGAATGAGAAGAGGCTGGATTTTGCCAGAAAGCTGGGCGCCAGTCACACCATTGACTTTACCAGGTACAGCGACGTCGAGGGACTCGTAGAAGCAGTAAAAGAGGCTACGGGAGGAAAAGGCGCTGATTTTGCGTTTCAGTGTACCGGTGTTCCGGCGGCAGCGGCTAACATATGGAAATTCGTTAGGCGAGGAGGCGGATTGTGCGAGGTTGGATTTTTCGTCAACAACGGCGAATGCCAGATAAACCCTCATTTCGATATATGCAACAAGGAGATCACAGCCGTAGGTTCCTGGACGTATACGCCTCAGGATTACCTCACAACCTTTGATTTTCTCAAAAGGGCAAAAGGTATAGGGCTTCCCATTGAAGAGATCATAACCCACAGGTTTTGCCTGGATGAGATGAATAAGGCCATGGAAGTCAACATGAGGCAAGAGGGGATAAAGGTAGTGTACATCAACGATAGGTTTTAGGTGATGTAAATGCAAGCCGTAGGATTTATCGAGGTATACGGATTGGTAGCGGCGTTTGTGGCAGCGGATGCCGCTTGTAAGGCAGCCAATGTGACCATAGAATCCTTTGACAACAATAAGCCGCAAAACGCCGATAAACTACCTGTGCCTTTGGTTATAATTGTGAAAATTCGCGGTAGCCTGGAAGACGTGAAAACTGCTTTAACTGCCGCTGTAGAAGCAGCGAACAAAGTATCTGGCGTGGTGACAAGTCACGTCATTCCCAGGCCGGAAAGGGATACAGAAAAGCTCTTAAAGTTGAATTGCCTCAGTAGGGGCAAGTGAGAAATAAATTTTAATGAAAAAGGAGGATTTATCATGCAGGAAGCATTGGGCATGATTGAGACAAGGGGTCTGGTTGCGGCTATCGAAGCGGCGGATGCCATGGTGAAAGCCGCAGATGTTACGCTTATAGGTACTGAGAAAATCGGTTCAGGGTTGGTGACAGTCATGGTGAGAGGCGACGTGGGAGCAGTTAAGGCGGCTACAGAGGTAGGCGCTAGCGCCGCTTCCAAGCTGGGAGAGATCATAGCCGTACACGTTATACCAAGGCCTCATACTGAT
This window contains:
- a CDS encoding zinc-dependent alcohol dehydrogenase, translating into MIVEINDINIEEIVRKVLSNLKGEAKEEIPSSVSPSAIPQTCRAAVLTGIKSIQVREYPIPEIGDDEMLVKVEGCGICGTDVHEYKGDPFGLIPVVLGHEGTGEIVKIGKNVKRDSAGNDVGVGDKIVTCVVPCGHCDVCLNHPDKVNLCENTKIYGLIPDDEYHLNGWFAEYLVIRKGSTFFKVNDLSLDLRLLIEPSAVVVHAVERAKSTGLIKFNSKVLVQGCGPIGLLLIAVVRTLGVENIIAIDGNEKRLDFARKLGASHTIDFTRYSDVEGLVEAVKEATGGKGADFAFQCTGVPAAAANIWKFVRRGGGLCEVGFFVNNGECQINPHFDICNKEITAVGSWTYTPQDYLTTFDFLKRAKGIGLPIEEIITHRFCLDEMNKAMEVNMRQEGIKVVYINDRF
- a CDS encoding BMC domain-containing protein: MQAVGFIEVYGLVAAFVAADAACKAANVTIESFDNNKPQNADKLPVPLVIIVKIRGSLEDVKTALTAAVEAANKVSGVVTSHVIPRPERDTEKLLKLNCLSRGK
- a CDS encoding BMC domain-containing protein, encoding MMQEALGMIETRGLVAAIEAADAMVKAADVTLIGTEKIGSGLVTVMVRGDVGAVKAATEVGASAASKLGEIIAVHVIPRPHTDVEKILPTLK